In one Vanacampus margaritifer isolate UIUO_Vmar chromosome 11, RoL_Vmar_1.0, whole genome shotgun sequence genomic region, the following are encoded:
- the igf2bp2a gene encoding insulin-like growth factor 2 mRNA-binding protein 2a isoform X4, whose protein sequence is MRGGHFACTWGSRKIQIRNIPPHLQWEDFDGLLARYGTVENVEQVNTDTETAVVNVTYATKEEAKEAIEKLTGQQCDDLSLRVSYIMDLDAAPPVQAGRGRRGSRLSRDQETAQPGPSGGFGGPRPRQQQDFPLRMLVPTQFVGAIIGKEGLTIKNVTKQTQSKVDIHRKENAGAAEKPITIHSSPEGCSSACRMILDIMQKEANETKTPEDIPLKLLAHNSLVGRLIGKEGRNLKKIEEDTGTKITISSLQDLTIYNPERTITVKGILEALCKAEAEIMKKLREAYENDVAAINQQANLIPGLNLNALGIFSSGLPVLPPAAGPRGSVPPVAQAGYNPFLSHSSHLSGLYGVPPASAIPHQHSAPEQEVVYLFIPTQAVGALIGKKGQHIKQLAHFAGASIKIAPADSPDVTERMVIITGTPEAQFKAQGRIFGKLKEENFFSGKEEVKLETHIKVPSTAAGRVIGKGGKTVNELQNLTSAEVIVPRDQTPDENDEVFVKISGHFFASQTAQRKIREIIQQVKQQEHKHQRGAASSPQHSK, encoded by the exons ATGAGAGGGGGACACTTTGCGTGCACGTGGGG GAGTCGGAAGATTCAGATCCGGAACATTCCCCCTCATCTACAGTGGGAG GATTTCGACGGCCTGCTAGCTCGATATGGTACTGTAGAAAACGTGGAACAAG TCAACACTGACACTGAAACGGCGGTGGTGAATGTTACGTACGCAACCAAGGAGGAAGCTAAAGA AGCCATCGAGAAGTTGACAGGACAGCAGTGCGACGACCTCTCCTTGAGGGTGTCGTACATCATGGACTTGGACGCCGCTCCGCCCGTCCAGGCCGGCCGAGGTCGACGCGGCAGCCGGCTGTCCCGGGATCAGGAGACCGCTCAGCCCGGACCTTCGGGAGGCTTTGGCGGCCCGCGGCCCCGACAGCAGCAGGACTTTCCTTTGCGCATGCTCGTGCCCACTCAGTTTGTGGGTGCCATCATCGGCAAGGAGGGACTCACCATCAAGAACGTCACCAAGCAGACGCAGTCAAA AGTGGACATCCATCGGAAGGAGAACGCGGGCGCGGCCGAGAAGCCCATCACCATCCACTCGTCTCCGGAGGGCTGCTCATCGGCCTGTCGTATGATCCTGGACATCATGCAGAAGGAGGCCAACGAGACCAAGAC GCCGGAGGACATCCCTCTAAAACTCCTGGCCCACAACAGCCTGGTGGGCCGCCTCATTGGGAAGGAGGGCCGCAACCTGAAGAAGATCGAGGAAGATACCGGGACCAAGATAACCATCTCCTC GTTACAAGACTTAACCATTTACAACCCAGAAAGGACCATCACGGTGAAGGGCATCTTGGAAGCGCTTTGTAAAGCAGAGGCAGAAATCATGAAGAAATTGAGGGAGGCCTATGAGAACGACGTCGCTGCTataaat CAACAGGCCAACCTTATCCCAGGCTTGAACCTCAACGCTCTGGGCATTTTCTCCTCCGGTCTGCCGGTGCTGCCCCCAGCTGCTGGACCTCGCGGCTCGGTCCCCCCTGTGGCACAAGCAGGATACAACCCATTCTTA AGTCACTCTTCACATCTCAGTGGCCTGTACGGGGTTCCTCCAGCGAGTGCCATCCCCCACCAGCATTCA GCTCCAGAACAGGAGGTTGTCTACCTCTTTATTCCAACTCAGGCAGTGGGAGCCCTCATCGGCAAGAAGGGCCAGCACATCAAGCAGCTCGCCCACTTCGCTGGAGCCTCCATCAAA ATCGCCCCAGCTGACAGCCCCGATGTCACCGAGAGAATGGTGATCATTACCGGGACGCCGGAGGCTCAATTTAAG GCCCAGGGTCGGATATTTGGCAAGCTGAAAGAGGAGAACTTCTTCTCCGGGAAGGAGGAAGTCAAACTGGAGACGCACATCAAGGTTCCTTCCACTGCAGCCGGAAGGGTCATCGGGAAAGGTGGCAAGACG GTGAACGAGCTTCAGAACCTTACGAGCGCTGAGGTCATCGTGCCGCGGGACCAAACTCCAGATGAGAACGACGAAGTGTTTGTGAAGATCAGCGGGCATTTCTTTGCCAGTCAG ACTGCACAGAGGAAGATCCGGGAGATCATTCAGCAGGTCAAACAGCAGGAACACAAACACCAGCGAGGCGCCGCCAGCTCACCGCAACACTCCAAGTGA
- the igf2bp2a gene encoding insulin-like growth factor 2 mRNA-binding protein 2a isoform X5 — MDLDAAPPVQAGRGRRGSRLSRDQETAQPGPSGGFGGPRPRQQQDFPLRMLVPTQFVGAIIGKEGLTIKNVTKQTQSKVDIHRKENAGAAEKPITIHSSPEGCSSACRMILDIMQKEANETKTPEDIPLKLLAHNSLVGRLIGKEGRNLKKIEEDTGTKITISSLQDLTIYNPERTITVKGILEALCKAEAEIMKKLREAYENDVAAINQQANLIPGLNLNALGIFSSGLPVLPPAAGPRGSVPPVAQAGYNPFLSHSSHLSGLYGVPPASAIPHQHSAPEQEVVYLFIPTQAVGALIGKKGQHIKQLAHFAGASIKIAPADSPDVTERMVIITGTPEAQFKAQGRIFGKLKEENFFSGKEEVKLETHIKVPSTAAGRVIGKGGKTVNELQNLTSAEVIVPRDQTPDENDEVFVKISGHFFASQTAQRKIREIIQQVKQQEHKHQRGAASSPQHSK; from the exons ATGGACTTGGACGCCGCTCCGCCCGTCCAGGCCGGCCGAGGTCGACGCGGCAGCCGGCTGTCCCGGGATCAGGAGACCGCTCAGCCCGGACCTTCGGGAGGCTTTGGCGGCCCGCGGCCCCGACAGCAGCAGGACTTTCCTTTGCGCATGCTCGTGCCCACTCAGTTTGTGGGTGCCATCATCGGCAAGGAGGGACTCACCATCAAGAACGTCACCAAGCAGACGCAGTCAAA AGTGGACATCCATCGGAAGGAGAACGCGGGCGCGGCCGAGAAGCCCATCACCATCCACTCGTCTCCGGAGGGCTGCTCATCGGCCTGTCGTATGATCCTGGACATCATGCAGAAGGAGGCCAACGAGACCAAGAC GCCGGAGGACATCCCTCTAAAACTCCTGGCCCACAACAGCCTGGTGGGCCGCCTCATTGGGAAGGAGGGCCGCAACCTGAAGAAGATCGAGGAAGATACCGGGACCAAGATAACCATCTCCTC GTTACAAGACTTAACCATTTACAACCCAGAAAGGACCATCACGGTGAAGGGCATCTTGGAAGCGCTTTGTAAAGCAGAGGCAGAAATCATGAAGAAATTGAGGGAGGCCTATGAGAACGACGTCGCTGCTataaat CAACAGGCCAACCTTATCCCAGGCTTGAACCTCAACGCTCTGGGCATTTTCTCCTCCGGTCTGCCGGTGCTGCCCCCAGCTGCTGGACCTCGCGGCTCGGTCCCCCCTGTGGCACAAGCAGGATACAACCCATTCTTA AGTCACTCTTCACATCTCAGTGGCCTGTACGGGGTTCCTCCAGCGAGTGCCATCCCCCACCAGCATTCA GCTCCAGAACAGGAGGTTGTCTACCTCTTTATTCCAACTCAGGCAGTGGGAGCCCTCATCGGCAAGAAGGGCCAGCACATCAAGCAGCTCGCCCACTTCGCTGGAGCCTCCATCAAA ATCGCCCCAGCTGACAGCCCCGATGTCACCGAGAGAATGGTGATCATTACCGGGACGCCGGAGGCTCAATTTAAG GCCCAGGGTCGGATATTTGGCAAGCTGAAAGAGGAGAACTTCTTCTCCGGGAAGGAGGAAGTCAAACTGGAGACGCACATCAAGGTTCCTTCCACTGCAGCCGGAAGGGTCATCGGGAAAGGTGGCAAGACG GTGAACGAGCTTCAGAACCTTACGAGCGCTGAGGTCATCGTGCCGCGGGACCAAACTCCAGATGAGAACGACGAAGTGTTTGTGAAGATCAGCGGGCATTTCTTTGCCAGTCAG ACTGCACAGAGGAAGATCCGGGAGATCATTCAGCAGGTCAAACAGCAGGAACACAAACACCAGCGAGGCGCCGCCAGCTCACCGCAACACTCCAAGTGA